In Paenibacillus sp. J23TS9, a single genomic region encodes these proteins:
- a CDS encoding pseudouridine synthase, whose protein sequence is MSGKGRTTLRLDKVLTHMGYGSRSEIKKYVKQGLIMVNDIRVKDSGLHVHPETDMILIDGEQVIYKEFIYVMLHKPPGVVSATEDNRDRTVLDLLPPELLAFEPFPVGRLDKDTEGLLLLTNDGKLSHELLSPRRHVPKTYLALVSGDVNREDIEQFAKGVTLDDGYVTLPGELVILEQERQEDEVLSRIELTIHEGKFHQVKRMFESVGKKVIYLKRLRMGSLNLDASLKLGEYRELTDDELGLLQRNE, encoded by the coding sequence ATGAGCGGGAAAGGAAGAACAACCCTGAGACTGGATAAGGTGCTGACCCATATGGGGTACGGCAGCCGTAGCGAAATTAAGAAGTACGTCAAACAGGGATTGATTATGGTAAATGATATACGCGTAAAAGACAGCGGGCTGCATGTTCATCCGGAAACGGATATGATCTTAATCGACGGGGAGCAGGTCATCTACAAAGAGTTTATTTATGTGATGCTTCACAAGCCCCCAGGGGTGGTTTCGGCTACCGAAGATAATCGTGACCGGACGGTGCTGGATCTGCTGCCACCGGAGCTTTTGGCGTTTGAACCCTTTCCGGTCGGACGTTTGGACAAAGATACGGAAGGACTGCTGCTGCTGACCAATGACGGCAAGCTGTCGCATGAATTGTTATCTCCTAGGCGGCATGTGCCCAAGACTTATTTGGCGCTGGTCTCCGGTGATGTTAACAGGGAGGATATAGAACAGTTTGCCAAGGGAGTCACGCTGGATGACGGCTATGTGACGCTTCCCGGCGAGCTCGTTATTCTGGAGCAGGAGCGGCAGGAGGATGAGGTACTGTCCCGGATAGAGCTGACAATTCATGAAGGCAAATTTCATCAGGTTAAGCGGATGTTCGAGTCGGTTGGCAAAAAGGTCATTTATTTGAAAAGGCTCCGCATGGGCAGCCTGAATCTGGATGCATCTCTGAAACTGGGCGAATACCGTGAATTAACGGATGATGAGCTTGGCTTACTGCAGCGAAACGAATAA
- a CDS encoding GGDEF domain-containing protein has translation MIMPYVSGSSSAIQAGIASACNLYIILIMTLMCLIMFSKQRKKAYLSMVAAFLFIMTYESLNIHFAFSPAKDSAGDLGWTAYLQTFSLLLLNLSVYQLYRRMNKASYTIFAILILLLLVPLIADIIPFGGTGWQELYLDLYPLGILYAGVSFILPRIGQRVKYFTGICIYLVYMALGILAHYANQHGAWIDTALIWMPLLYYTIVFLILFERIVELMQSIYRSSITDGLTNLYNRRFFTKQLNRYVEQGVKVSMIFCDIDNFKKLNDTQGHHRADLVLKQVAAIIEEEVSDVGLSGRFGGEELVALVVDKRAKAAQIAERIRARVAEESIVTISVGYSSLRKNVTAEELVSQADQAMYRSKTTGKNKVSPYHTPSAKKEAEETGT, from the coding sequence ATGATTATGCCTTATGTGTCTGGATCATCATCTGCCATTCAGGCGGGTATAGCATCCGCTTGCAATCTTTACATCATACTCATCATGACACTGATGTGCCTCATTATGTTCAGCAAGCAGCGAAAAAAAGCGTATTTGTCGATGGTAGCTGCCTTTCTTTTCATTATGACATATGAAAGTCTGAACATCCATTTCGCCTTTTCGCCAGCAAAAGATTCAGCCGGCGACCTCGGATGGACCGCCTATTTGCAGACTTTTTCTCTCCTGCTTCTAAACCTCTCGGTTTATCAGCTTTATAGGCGTATGAATAAGGCTTCCTATACGATATTTGCGATTCTGATACTGCTGCTTTTGGTACCGCTGATTGCAGATATCATTCCATTTGGAGGGACAGGCTGGCAAGAGCTTTACTTGGATCTCTATCCACTTGGCATCCTATACGCAGGCGTTTCCTTTATCTTGCCGCGGATCGGACAGCGCGTGAAGTATTTTACGGGAATCTGCATTTACCTTGTCTATATGGCGCTCGGAATTCTGGCACATTATGCAAACCAGCATGGAGCATGGATCGATACGGCGCTGATATGGATGCCGCTTCTTTACTACACGATCGTGTTTCTGATCTTGTTCGAGCGGATTGTCGAGCTGATGCAGTCGATTTACCGTTCTTCCATCACAGATGGATTGACGAATTTGTACAACCGCCGTTTCTTCACAAAACAGCTTAACCGCTATGTGGAACAGGGTGTTAAGGTGTCAATGATATTTTGCGATATAGACAATTTCAAAAAGCTTAACGATACGCAGGGGCATCATCGCGCAGATCTGGTATTGAAGCAGGTTGCAGCCATTATTGAGGAAGAAGTATCGGATGTCGGCCTCAGTGGAAGATTTGGCGGAGAAGAACTTGTAGCGCTCGTTGTGGACAAGCGGGCCAAGGCGGCTCAAATTGCAGAACGCATTCGTGCCCGGGTAGCTGAAGAATCCATCGTGACCATAAGTGTCGGATACAGCTCTCTGCGCAAGAACGTCACCGCTGAAGAGCTGGTATCACAGGCCGACCAGGCCATGTACCGCTCCAAAACGACAGGCAAAAATAAGGTATCCCCTTACCATACGCCGTCCGCGAAAAAAGAAGCGGAAGAAACAGGAACCTAG
- a CDS encoding RsmB/NOP family class I SAM-dependent RNA methyltransferase, with protein sequence MGKEMLPSAYIEQMKSILGGDLPAFLHSYDLPRTQGLRFNELKSTPELKQAVISMFDLKPVPWCPNGYYYAEGSRPGKHPYHQAGLYYIQEPSAMSAVELLDPKPGETILDLAAAPGGKSTHIASKMNSQGLLVSNEIHPERAKILAENIERMGISNTLVTCAAPDELSRRFPEAFDRIMLDAPCSGEGMFRKDPKALEEWSPSMVDMCAVRQADILDHAYLMLKPGGMMAYSTCTFNRSENEDMMEQFVRVYPDVEIVQMKRLWPHQESGEGHFVALLHKKESLEHKEHKKRSSKQQDKSKNKAEQAALQDFVVWSALDLPGYTLPSGIPILFGESLYLLPTQEPLQISGLKIPRAGLHLAHLKKNRIEPAHALAMSLTPEQAKQHVRLEIDNPQVEAYLRGETLPVDSTLRGWTLVTVDGLPLGWGKASGGQLKNHVPKGLRQF encoded by the coding sequence ATGGGCAAAGAAATGCTGCCTTCCGCGTACATTGAGCAAATGAAATCTATTCTGGGCGGGGACCTCCCCGCCTTTTTGCACAGCTATGATCTTCCACGGACCCAGGGACTTCGATTTAATGAGCTGAAATCCACGCCTGAACTTAAGCAAGCTGTCATTTCTATGTTCGACCTGAAACCTGTTCCCTGGTGTCCTAACGGCTATTATTATGCTGAAGGATCGAGACCAGGCAAGCATCCTTACCATCAGGCCGGACTCTACTACATTCAAGAGCCTTCAGCTATGTCAGCGGTTGAGCTGCTTGATCCGAAGCCAGGTGAGACCATTCTAGATCTGGCGGCCGCCCCTGGAGGTAAAAGCACGCACATCGCTTCCAAAATGAACAGCCAAGGTCTTCTGGTTTCCAATGAAATACATCCCGAGCGCGCTAAAATCCTTGCTGAGAATATAGAGCGGATGGGCATATCCAACACGCTTGTCACCTGTGCTGCACCCGATGAGCTCTCGCGAAGGTTTCCCGAAGCCTTTGACCGGATCATGCTGGATGCTCCTTGCTCAGGTGAAGGCATGTTTCGCAAGGATCCCAAGGCTTTGGAAGAATGGTCTCCTTCTATGGTTGATATGTGTGCAGTCCGTCAAGCCGATATTCTTGACCATGCCTATCTGATGCTGAAGCCTGGAGGCATGATGGCTTATTCGACATGCACCTTCAACCGCAGCGAAAATGAAGATATGATGGAACAATTTGTCCGGGTCTATCCGGACGTGGAGATTGTCCAAATGAAACGGCTATGGCCTCATCAGGAGTCTGGGGAAGGACATTTCGTAGCTCTGCTGCACAAGAAAGAGAGTCTGGAACACAAGGAACATAAGAAGCGCTCCAGCAAACAGCAGGATAAGAGCAAGAATAAAGCTGAACAGGCTGCGCTCCAAGATTTTGTGGTGTGGTCCGCACTGGATCTTCCCGGGTACACTTTGCCTTCAGGCATCCCTATTCTGTTCGGGGAATCTTTGTATCTGCTTCCTACTCAGGAACCCCTTCAAATCAGCGGACTCAAAATCCCTAGAGCCGGGCTCCATCTAGCGCATTTGAAGAAAAACCGCATTGAGCCTGCTCATGCCCTGGCGATGTCACTCACACCAGAACAAGCCAAGCAGCATGTCCGGCTCGAGATAGATAACCCGCAGGTAGAAGCTTATCTGCGCGGCGAAACGCTGCCAGTGGATTCCACTCTTCGCGGATGGACGCTGGTAACCGTTGATGGCCTGCCTCTCGGCTGGGGCAAAGCAAGCGGAGGCCAGCTTAAAAATCACGTCCCCAAAGGGCTTCGTCAATTCTAA
- a CDS encoding glycosyltransferase family 4 protein, producing MRLLQALFFPPEQPGGVSSMIPYMQERFQSSRWDMEMFWLPKRIRNKGHEEIHFQTFDWTQYGDSPTVQKYIQTYRDYLWWTKLRIQKPYDLIHAHHPIAGLAMKQVFPDVPLIQTIHSSYEKELILNGRIESGGLEHRFLVSLYRELEYRSERMLTVSRSFADYLGAYVDSPENIVVTPNGFDEKRFKPVPHENEVPQLITVCRLVPAKGLDILLKACAELKKNGMDYVLHIIGDGPFRTELETLAKQLGIYNETIFYGYTLHPEEFMPFFDIFVLPSRAEAFGSVFAEAALSCLALVGTDVGGISEQIEDGVNGLLVPSEDYIALSEALEKVITDPLYRYDLARTAWDKAKSHYSLTYAVNELKKLYLQYSS from the coding sequence ATGAGATTACTGCAAGCACTCTTTTTTCCACCTGAACAACCAGGTGGTGTTTCCTCGATGATTCCATATATGCAGGAGCGTTTTCAATCATCGAGGTGGGATATGGAGATGTTCTGGCTGCCCAAGCGCATCCGCAACAAAGGTCATGAAGAAATCCATTTTCAAACCTTCGACTGGACGCAATACGGGGATAGCCCTACAGTCCAGAAATATATTCAAACCTACAGAGATTACTTATGGTGGACAAAGCTCCGAATTCAAAAGCCTTATGACCTGATCCATGCACATCATCCAATTGCTGGGCTGGCCATGAAGCAGGTATTTCCGGATGTGCCGCTCATCCAGACCATTCACTCCAGCTATGAAAAAGAGCTGATTTTAAATGGGAGGATTGAATCTGGCGGATTGGAGCACCGTTTTCTAGTTTCCCTGTACCGGGAGCTTGAATACCGCAGTGAACGCATGCTGACCGTGTCCCGATCATTCGCTGATTATCTGGGGGCCTATGTGGACTCTCCGGAAAATATAGTTGTGACGCCAAACGGATTTGATGAAAAACGTTTTAAGCCTGTTCCCCATGAAAATGAGGTGCCGCAGCTGATCACCGTTTGTCGGCTGGTGCCTGCCAAGGGACTCGATATATTGCTTAAAGCCTGCGCGGAACTCAAGAAGAACGGTATGGATTATGTGCTTCATATCATTGGCGACGGCCCTTTCCGCACAGAGCTTGAAACGCTGGCCAAGCAGCTTGGCATTTATAATGAAACTATTTTTTATGGATATACCCTTCATCCCGAGGAGTTTATGCCTTTCTTTGATATATTCGTTCTGCCTTCCCGAGCGGAGGCATTTGGCTCCGTATTTGCCGAGGCTGCGCTGAGCTGTCTGGCATTGGTCGGAACGGATGTCGGGGGGATTTCCGAGCAGATTGAGGATGGCGTCAATGGCCTCTTGGTGCCTTCAGAGGATTATATAGCGCTCAGTGAAGCGCTGGAGAAGGTTATTACGGATCCTCTTTACCGCTATGACCTGGCACGTACGGCATGGGATAAGGCGAAGAGCCACTATTCCCTGACCTATGCAGTCAATGAACTTAAGAAATTATACTTACAATATTCTTCATGA
- a CDS encoding Cof-type HAD-IIB family hydrolase produces MKYKLIALDVDGTLLNDNHELSEQTKKTIQEVSRSGAEIVLCTGRGPQNSIPFMEEIGLTGYVISHNGAVTVDVVTKEVVHQYAMNTQAMLPYMDYFREQRVHFDVNTAFNMYVDSVDGMAVEVRSMYENFLMLPVNLPPIQEFSEPIVKVTAFDHADVLDKVHEEIGKWTPEFNILRSGEYFVDLMHPDASKGNALKQLAKRRGVQSEEVLAIGNYFNDITMLTFAGLGIAMDNSPLEVKAAANEVTASNNEDGVHAALLKYCLS; encoded by the coding sequence GTGAAATACAAACTGATTGCTCTGGATGTTGACGGAACCCTGCTGAATGACAACCATGAATTAAGCGAACAAACAAAGAAGACCATACAGGAAGTATCCCGCAGTGGAGCCGAAATTGTACTTTGCACCGGTAGAGGTCCGCAGAATTCGATTCCGTTTATGGAAGAGATCGGATTGACAGGCTATGTTATCAGCCATAATGGAGCGGTAACCGTGGATGTGGTAACGAAGGAAGTTGTTCACCAGTATGCTATGAACACCCAAGCGATGTTACCTTACATGGATTATTTCCGCGAGCAGCGCGTTCATTTTGACGTAAACACGGCTTTTAACATGTATGTCGACAGCGTAGATGGTATGGCTGTTGAGGTGCGCAGCATGTATGAAAACTTTTTGATGCTGCCTGTAAACCTGCCGCCCATTCAGGAATTCAGCGAACCCATTGTCAAAGTAACCGCATTTGATCACGCTGACGTGCTGGACAAAGTTCATGAGGAGATTGGGAAGTGGACTCCGGAATTCAATATTCTGCGCAGTGGCGAGTATTTCGTGGATCTAATGCATCCGGATGCTTCAAAAGGCAACGCCCTTAAGCAGTTGGCCAAGCGCCGCGGAGTGCAGTCGGAAGAGGTGCTTGCAATCGGCAATTATTTTAATGATATCACGATGCTCACTTTTGCCGGTCTGGGTATTGCCATGGACAATTCTCCACTGGAAGTTAAGGCGGCTGCAAACGAAGTGACAGCATCCAATAATGAGGATGGCGTCCACGCTGCACTGCTTAAATACTGCTTATCGTAA